The Hydrotalea sp. DNA segment GGATCTGTTGTTTTTTCATAAGGGCGCGAATCACGCCGAGCGAGCTGAAACCCATCAGCAGAATCGCCGCGTAAAAGGCGATGGTTAATTGGTAATGAAACAAAAACATAAACCCCAAGGCCAATTCCAAAAACGGGTAGATAAAACCATAGGCCAACCATTTACCGGCCAGCAGGTCGTAGGTGGCATAGGCCGTGGCGAACCCCTTAATATCCAGCAGTTTAAACAACCCAAACACCAGGAAAAAACCGGCTTCAAAATTCACCATCCAATTTATTATTGCTTGCCGCCAGCCATCCCCACCGACCATGCCGCCAATATTTTTTAGGGAAACAATCGAAATCGCCGCGACAATCAACAACAATGGGTAGTAGGTTTGCAACCACGTGCGGTTGTCTTCCCCGCCCACCCCATTGCCAGTTACATTGCCCGCCAGGGCGGCGTGATTATGGTCTTGCCCCATGGTTGATGCGGGCATGCTGTCGGTTCGCACCTCCGCCGCGGTGCGCGGGCGCAAGCCATAACGCGCCCCGGCATTTTTTATTTTTTGTTGCAATATTGCAAGCGGTGTCGCGCCGCTGATGGTCAAGCGCGGCGGCGTCAATGAAACCTGCGCCCCCGATTCGCCACCCATCGCCGTGGTAATTTTTTCGACGCAGGCCGCGCAGTGCATGCCGTCAATCGCGAAGGTTTGTTTGTTATCCATCTTTTTCCGATATAAGACGATGGCGTGTTTTTTTCAAGAGCCGCCACAGACTAGAAAGCGGGCGATAAAACCCCGCCAACCACGATCGCCGTTGCGCCGGCAACAATTGCCAATCGGGCGGAAACCACCGGGCGGTATCGATATTTTTTTGCCTAAACCATTGCTTGGGCGCAATAATATGCGGGCGATTACGCTGATGCCGCAACCACAATAAATACGCACCCCAAAAAGAAAAACTGCTGTTGGCGATAATCGCGTGTTTGCAATGGCTCATCAATATCAAATCTTGCCAAGAATCCTGCCCCTGGTTATGGTCGACATAAATAGTTTGTGAATTTTTTCGCGAATTGTTTATTGGCAGGTTTTGTTTGACCCATGCCGGGTCGTCTGAAAAAATAAAAAACGTGGCGTTGGGCAATTGCTGTTGCATGATTTTTATCGCCCGTTGGTAATAACCCAGCGGCAACAGCCCGTGAAATTTATTTGCCGACCGCAATTGGGCATAATCGCCACGCCGAATATGAATAAAAACACTGGTCGTTTTTTGCATCATCGCCAACATTTTTTTGCTTTGCGCCGACAAGCTATTGCCTGTTTTGCGCGGCGCGATTGTCTCCAACAATTCATCGCGCAAATGGTTGAGGTAAAATGCGCCCTGCCAATAACCGATAAGGAAGCTATTGCGCGGCGCGGTTAATAATTCTTGCGGCGATTTCATATCATCCTCGGCCACCACCGCATCGCCCGCGGTTGGTTGGCATGGTTTTACACCGGCAATGTTGATGGCGAATGGCGATAATTCATAATCACGTCGCGTGATATTATTATCCGACTTGCCCAAAAAACCATCGTCCAACCACAGGTCGGTTTTATGTTGCCGCGCCAATATCCGCCCGGCGGCATATTGAAATAATTGGTTGCCCAAGCCGCCCATCAGGCGCGTTGTTATCGTCATGGTTTTTTTATTCTGGCAATTTTTTTGGCGGTTGATTTGGTATCGAATCTTTTGCGCGATAATAATTTTATTTTTTCTAACAATTTATAATGCCACTTGCCGATAAATTTATCCATGACAAAGCGAAAAATCGTTCGCTTGATTTTTATTTGCCGCCACGCCGGCAGAAAAAAACTTTCCGCGCTAATGGTTTGGTTGGCCCAATTTTTGATATCGGGCATGATAACCATGGTTTGCGAATCCTTATTACGCCGCAACCACAGCAAATAGGCCCCCCACCAGGAAAAACTGCTGTTGGCAATAATCGCATGGTGGCAATGGCTCATGATGGTTATATCCTGCCACGCCGCGCCGGTGGTGACATAACGCACCTCATGTTTTTTTAGCGGCAGGTTTTTTCGCGCCCAATCCATGTCGTCGGCAAAGACAAAAAAACACGGCTTGGCCACGTGTTTCGCCACCTCGGCAATTGCCGCACGGTAATAGTCCACCGGCAAGGCCACCCCAACCTTCACATAATCTTGCCGCCGCACGTGGATGAAAACCGCCTGTCCCGATTTCATGTCACCCTTCATGCCCTGCACCACCCCCAACCAACGCGCCCCCTCGGCTGGCATTTTTTTTCGCGGTGTCATGCTGGCCAATAGCTCCTTGCCGATGTCGGCCAGGTAACCATAACATTGCCAATAGCCTTTCAAAAAACTATTGCGCGGGCTGGAAAAAAAATCCTTGTAGAAAAAATAAGCACGCGGCTCGTGAATCAATTCATCACCGCCTTGCGGCTTCATCACACCGGTTTTTTTTGCCAAGATAGAAAAATGATGCAATTCGTAGGCGCGACGCGTTTTGCCCAGCTTATAATGTTCCCCCTCAGCAAAAAAACTAGTGTCCAGCCACAATGGCACGCCATGATATTTCGACAGGGCCAACCCCGCGGCATATTGAAACAATTGGTTGCCCAACCCATCGGTAAGCGAGACCTTAATCGTCATCGACTATGATTTATTTTTTGGTGATAGTAACGGCATCATTCGGCTTTTATATTTACCGCTTGATTCACTACTTGGCAAGGTNNNNNNNNNNNNNNNNNNNNNNNNNNNNNNNNNNNNNNNNNNNNNNNNNNNNNNNNNNNNNNNNNNNNNNNNNNNNNNNNNNNNNNNNNNNNNNNNNNNNCCCTGCGTCATCGACGGGCGGCCTGCTTCAAATTCGGCTTCTTCCGCCGAGGTTGCCTCATGCGGTGTCCAGGTAATATCGCAAGTGGTTTTATCGCCCTTTTGCGTTAAGGCAATGGTTGAATGAATCGTCATCGGCCATTGCTCGCTCCATGGGTGGCGCACTGGTGCGCCATTGGCGTCGGCAAAATGTTGTAAAAACACAAATTTATGCGGTTGGTCGATTTCTAAAAATTTCCACAGCCCATTGTGGTTACCGGCGGCAAATTTCAGGGCGTAAAACATCGTGCCGCCAACGCGCAAATCCATTTTGCATTCGGTCATTTCGGCACCGGCCGGCCCGAACCATTTTTTTAATTCATCGCCGACTGTCCAGGCACGCCACAACACGTCGGGCGTGGCGTCAAAGGTTTCGGATAAAAAAAATGTTGGTTTCATCATTAAATTGTTCGACAAAAAACTTACAACAAAACCCATTGGCACGCAACCTCAATTCTACTCTTTCGCGCGCCAGCCCACCCACAACTCTTGACAACAACAGCAAACAGCTTTAAGCTACGTCCATTATGTTGCATGACCTGTTTGATCCCCTTTTGCTAGCGCGGATTCAATTCGCCTTCACCGTCA contains these protein-coding regions:
- a CDS encoding alpha-1,2-fucosyltransferase, which gives rise to MTIKVSLTDGLGNQLFQYAAGLALSKYHGVPLWLDTSFFAEGEHYKLGKTRRAYELHHFSILAKKTGVMKPQGGDELIHEPRAYFFYKDFFSSPRNSFLKGYWQCYGYLADIGKELLASMTPRKKMPAEGARWLGVVQGMKGDMKSGQAVFIHVRRQDYVKVGVALPVDYYRAAIAEVAKHVAKPCFFVFADDMDWARKNLPLKKHEVRYVTTGAAWQDITIMSHCHHAIIANSSFSWWGAYLLWLRRNKDSQTMVIMPDIKNWANQTISAESFFLPAWRQIKIKRTIFRFVMDKFIGKWHYKLLEKIKLLSRKRFDTKSTAKKIARIKKP
- a CDS encoding heavy metal-associated domain-containing protein — translated: MDNKQTFAIDGMHCAACVEKITTAMGGESGAQVSLTPPRLTISGATPLAILQQKIKNAGARYGLRPRTAAEVRTDSMPASTMGQDHNHAALAGNVTGNGVGGEDNRTWLQTYYPLLLIVAAISIVSLKNIGGMVGGDGWRQAIINWMVNFEAGFFLVFGLFKLLDIKGFATAYATYDLLAGKWLAYGFIYPFLELALGFMFLFHYQLTIAFYAAILLMGFSSLGVIRALMKKQQIRCACLGTALNLPMTSITLVEDLAMVAMAAIMLAIGAV
- a CDS encoding SRPBCC domain-containing protein, which encodes MMKPTFFLSETFDATPDVLWRAWTVGDELKKWFGPAGAEMTECKMDLRVGGTMFYALKFAAGNHNGLWKFLEIDQPHKFVFLQHFADANGAPVRHPWSEQWPMTIHSTIALTQKGDKTTCDITWTPHEATSAEEAEFEAGRPSMTQG
- a CDS encoding alpha-1,2-fucosyltransferase, whose translation is MTITTRLMGGLGNQLFQYAAGRILARQHKTDLWLDDGFLGKSDNNITRRDYELSPFAINIAGVKPCQPTAGDAVVAEDDMKSPQELLTAPRNSFLIGYWQGAFYLNHLRDELLETIAPRKTGNSLSAQSKKMLAMMQKTTSVFIHIRRGDYAQLRSANKFHGLLPLGYYQRAIKIMQQQLPNATFFIFSDDPAWVKQNLPINNSRKNSQTIYVDHNQGQDSWQDLILMSHCKHAIIANSSFSFWGAYLLWLRHQRNRPHIIAPKQWFRQKNIDTARWFPPDWQLLPAQRRSWLAGFYRPLSSLWRLLKKTRHRLISEKDG